Genomic window (Melioribacteraceae bacterium):
CTGCCACTAAACAGCATTTTGAGATGCTCTCGGCAAACTACAATGAATTTACTACTAATCTAAAAAAAGAAATGGGAATGTTTACTGAACAGATTAGTGGACAAGATATTTATAATGGCAGATGTATTGCCTGCCATAACTTTGATCAAAAAATTGTTGGGCCGCCGTATAATGATGTGCTTCCGAAATATGTTGATAAAAAAGATGATCTTGTTAAATACATTTTAAATCCGGTTAAAGTAAATCCTGAATATCCTGCTATGCCTAGTCAAGGGTTAAAGCCTAATGAAGCTGAAGCAGTGGCGGAATATCTTTTGACCACATACAAGAAATAATATTACCTCTACTTTTATTTAAGGGGATTAATCTTTGTGAAGATGAATCCCCTTTCTTATTTTAAACAAACAGAAAAATTATTATGCTCACACTCATAGAAGTATTAACCAAATCAACCGAATATCTTGAAAAAAAGGGGATTGACTCTGCACGTCTCAATGCCGAGTTGTTACTTGCGGAAGTACTAAATTGTAAGCGTTTAGATATTTATCTGCGCTTTGATAAACCTTTAGCTGAAGATGAATTAGTGAAATATCGTGAATTTATTTCTCGAAGAGGAAAGTACGAACCTCTTCAATATATTGTGGGTTATACAGAATTTTATGGCCAAAGAATAAATGTGACTAAAGATGTTTTAATTCCTCGACCAGAAACGGAAATTCTCGTTGAATCTATTGTTGATCAATTCCGTTCTGTTCCAAACTTAAAAATTATTGATATTGGCACCGGGAGCGGCAATATTTCAATCGCGCTGGCCAAAAATCTTATATCACCATCAATCACAACAATCGACACTTCGCAAGAAGCAATCATTGTTGCTAAAAATAATTGCACTCTAAATAATCTTAATGGTGAAGTAGATTTTGTTCACGGGGATATACTAACTCATTCATTTCAACATGAATATGATATTGTCGTTTCAAATCCTCCATACATATCTTTGACAGAATATGAATCATTGCAAAATGAGGTGAAGTATTATGAACCAAAAAATGCATTAACGGATTTTCATGATGGACTATTTTATTTCGAATCTATCGCACATAAAATGTATGATTATCTCACAAGTGGTGGCAAAATATTTTTTGAGATTGGTTTTGGGCAGTCTGCTGCGGTTAAAAAAATCTTAACTAATAATAAATATTCCCACATTGAGATAATTAAAGATTATCAAAACATAGATCGAGTAATTTTCGGAGTCAGAGAATGAGGGCTGTAATTCAAAGAGTTTCAGCTGGTTCAGTGAAAATTGAAGCTCCAGAGCATTATGAAGAGATTGGGAAGGGGATGGTAATACTTCTCGGTGTAAAAATCGGGGATACAGATGGTGACGCAATTTATCTTGCCGACAAATGCTGTAATCTCCGCATATTTGAAGATTCAAATGATAAGATGAATATATCGCTAAAAGATATAAACGGAGAGGCGCTAGTGATTTCACAGTTTACTTTGTTTGGTGATACCAGAAAGGGGAACAGACCCAGTTTTTCGGAGGCGGCTGAACCAGAATCCGCAAATCAGCTTTACGAAAAATTTATTGAGCAGATGAAAAAGAACCTAAGTAACGAAAAAGTTAAAAAAGGAATATTTGGAGCCATGATGGAAGTCAAAATTATCAATACCGGCCCGGTTACTTTAATTGTTGAATCGAAGGGATAACGATATCATGAGCAGAGTGCTGATGATATTTATTGATGGTGTTGGTATCGGCGAAAATGACCCATTAAAAAATCCATTCTTCAAATTTGGCTTTAATACATTTACGAAAATATTTGGTAGAATACCCCATCTTAGTGATCAAAGAATTTCGATCACTAATGGAGCAGTTTTCCCGGTTGATCCGCTACTTGATATCCCAGGAATTCCACTAAGCGGAACAGGGCAAACATCCATTTTTTGCGGGATTAATGCTCCCCGATTTATAAATCAACATTTCGGACCTTATCCATATTCTACATTAATACCAATAATTAGAGAGCAAAATATATTTGCCGAGCTGATAAAAAAAGGTAAGTCAGTTGCCTTTGCCAATGCTTATCCAAAAATATTTTTCGATTATATAAATTCGGGAAGGAGAAGACTAAGTGTAACTACTTTAAGCTGCATACTTTCCGACGTTTACCTAAGGAAAATAAAAGATTTATATCAAGGTAAAGCCCTTAGTGCTGAAATTGATAATAGAAGATTTGTTGAGCGCTTAAATTATAAGCTGCCAATTATCAAGCATGAGCTAGCGGCAAGGAGATTGGTTCGATTAACCCGGGAGCACGATTTTACACTATTTGAAATTTTTCATACCGATCATATTGGTCATGGCCGAAACAGTGAAATGCTTATTCAGTTTCATACTTTACTCGACTCATTTCTTCAATCTATTATACAAAACCTACCCGATGACACTACCTTTTTACTTTGTTCTGATCATGGTAATTATGAAGATTTATCAATCAAGAGCCACACTTTAAATCCTTCGTTGGCTATAGCGTATGGCCCAGGAGCTGACTATTTGAGCAAGAGAATATCGAATCTCACACATATTAAGGAAGCATTAATGGACTTAATACTTTGAAAAATTATCCAGTTATAAAAGTAGCTATGCTTTTTATTTTGGGTATCATTTTACAAAAGGTATTTAATCTCCAAACAGGATTATTACTTTACCCTTGGATTTTATTTTTTGTTCTCTCAATTATATTTTTACTTTTTTATAAAAAAGAATCATTACAGATTTGTTTTGTAATCTTAACACTAATTATTTCGGGGGCATTTTACTTTTCATATATGTTTAATCCGGTTTCCTATCCCTTCCAAAAAGAAAAACTTGCAAAAAGTAATGTTTTTGGTACAATCAGCGATATTGAACTGGAAAAGGAAAATAAAATAATAATCTTCGTCGATACTGATTCTGTAAAGCATAATAATAATTCAGTTAACATCAATACAAAGTTAAGATGCGCTATATATGATTCAACTGAAGCATTGCGAAGTTTATACTCAAAACTGGGGATTGGGGATAAACTAAAAATTACCGGGACAATAATCCGTCCGAGGAATATTAGAAATCCGGGCGAGTTTGATTATGAACTTTACCTCAACCAAATTGATGTTGCCGGGATTATCAATACATTCTCTTCAAAGGAGATTTTACTATTAGATAAAGCTTCTCCAAATTTCAAACATTTTATTTTTCAAGTGAGGAAAAGTGTTGACCAATTATTAGAGAGTTCTCACAATAAAACTACCCATTCACTATTGCGTGGGTTATTACTTGCCGACCGAAGTTTAATTAGTTATGAATCGCGCAATGAATTTATATCTGCAGGTGTAATTCATGTACTGGCAGTATCTGGACTTCATGTTGGATTTATTGCAATGATTTTTGTCTTCCTTTTTTCACGATTTGGATTTAAGGCGAAGATGATTTTGACAATTTTCGGTTTGGTGGTATTCACGTTAATATGCGGCGCACCGCCATCGGTAGTTCGCGCTTCAATTATGGCTATTGTTATTATTATTGCAAAATTAACCGGAAGAAGTACAAATCTTTTTAACTCACTGGCAATTGCAGCACTTATAATTATATTGATTAATCCGAATGAATTATTTTCTCCCGGCTTTCAATTATCATTTAGCGCTGTTTTATCAATAGGAATAATGTATCCAATTCTGAATAAATTATTTAATGCTGAAGCCATTAGAAATCGATACTATAAGTATATAATTCAGTTTGTAGCTGTTTCCTTGTCAGCTCAAATAGGCACTCTTCCTTTTACGATTTATTATTTTGAAAAAGTATCACTAGTTGCGTTGTTGGCTAATTTTTTTGTGATACCATTGATAGGCATTATTTTAATTACAGCGTTTATTACACTATTTATATCAATTATTTTTCCATTTCTGACTCTATTTTATGCTTCAGCAAATGAATTTCTAACATTTATTCTATTTAATATAGTTCACCAATCTGCTGTTATTAAATACTCTTCATTTGAAGTATTCAATTATTCTATTTATGATGGATTAGTGTTTTATCTTTCGGTTGTTACATTATTCTTTGTACTTAAAAAATTTGTTACAACAATTCCCAAAATTATTGCAGTAATTTTATTGTTCCCAGTCAGTATTCTCTTTTCCCAAATTGATAATGAAAAATTATTGGATGATAAAAAATTTAATTTAGTGATGCTCGATGTTGGGCAGGGAGATAGTTTTTTTATAATGTTCCCAGATGGTAAAACAGCATTAATTGATGCAGGTGAAAAAACGGAATATTTTGATATAGGTGAGTACATTTTATATCCCTTTTTCAAAAGAAATAACATTAAAAAAATTGATTACGCATTTGTTTCTCATCTGGATACTGATCATGCAGGAGGGTTTAATTATTTAGTAGAGAAGAACTTTATAGATACTATTTACCTTCCAACGATTGATTCCACGAATAGTGAAGACTTGTATTTTAACAGACGCTTAAAAGAATATGGTGTTATAACTCGTAATTATAATAAATCAAGATTAAACATTAGTGGTGCTGAATTGTATATTCTTAATGATGAATACTCTAATAGACTTGCGGGTACAAACAGTAATAGAAAAAGTGGTCTAATGAAACTAGTATTTGGTAATTACTCATTTCTCTTTACAGGTGATACCGACAAATTTATGGAAGGGTATTATTCTCGAAGATATGCTGAATTTTTGAATTCAACATTTCTAAAAGTTGGGCATCATGGAAGCAAAACTAGTACTTCTGAAATATTCCTTAATCTGGTCAATCCCCAAAATGCTCTTATCAGTTGTGGAGTTGAAAATAAATTTAAGCACCCAAGTAAGTCGATAATTGATTTATTAGAAGGTGAGAATATCAGCATATTTAGAACTGATAAATCCGGTGCTGTTATATTTACTACCGATGGGAAAGAATTAAATCAAATTAATTGGCGGAATTTATAGATGAAATACTACTCAAATCATTCACTAAAATCATATAACACTTTTGCGTTAAATGAAACGGCATCTCACTTTTATGTAATTGAAGAGGATCATGAATTATATGAACTTCATGATAAAGGGGTATTCAACGGAGAACATTTAATTTTGGGTGGGGGCAGTAATGTACTTTTTACTAAAAATGTAGAATGCCCGGTACTTCATATGAAAACGATTGGGATTAGAAAAATATCGGAGGATGAAACTAAAGTAATTCTTGATGTTAAAGCCGGAGTTGAATGGAATGAGTTAGTTCATTATGCAGTCGAAAATAATTTTTATGGAATTGAAAACTTAACAGATATTCCGGGTACTTGCGGTGCGGCTCCAATCCAGAATATTGGTGCATATGGAGTTGAAATAAAAGATGTTCTAATTGATGTGCAATATTTTGATATTGCGTCAAAGACAATTAAAGTTATTAATAGTGGTGATTGTAATTTCGGTTACCGCGATAGCATTTTTAAGAATGAGTTAAAAGGTAAATATATAATTACCGGAATAACAATTGAACTGAAGAAAACAAAAAAACTTATCACAAACTATAGAGCAATAAAAGATTTCTTAGGCAACAAAAAGGAGGAAGATTTAACACTTCATGAATTAAGTGAGCTGATTTCGAAGATTAGGAGCAGTAAACTTCCGGACCCGAAGAGGTTTGGAAATGCCGGTAGTTTTTTCAAAAATCCCGAGATTTCAAAAAAACAGCTTGAAAAATTAAAAGAGAATCATAGTGATTTGGTTTTCTTTGAGGTGGAAAATTCTAAGTATAAAATTCCGGCCGCATACATGATTGAAAAATGTGGTTTCAAAGGAAAGAATGTGGGAAATGTTGGAACATATAACAGGCAGGCTTTAGTTATTATCAATCTTGGGCGAGCCACCGGAAATGAAATTCTAGATTACGCTAAAAAAATACAAGATGCTGTTTATCAAAAATTTAATGTAAAGATTCATCCGGAAGTAAATATTATCTGATGGAATTCAAATTCTATATTTATTCATTCGTAATTCTTCTAACTATTTATGGCATTGCGGTAGGGAATTACCCAAAATTCAGAATGAACAGAGCAACAATTGCGCTGATTGGTGCGGTTGTACTCATCCTAATAAATGCCATAAGTTTTGAAAAAGCACTTCAAGCAGTCGATCTAAATACAATCTTGCTCCTCTTTTCTATGATGGTTATTAATTCGAATCTTAAAATTTCCGGCTTCTTTAATAAAACTACCCAGTTTGTTCTAAAATATGCCAGCACACCAACTAGGTTGATTTTCCTAGTTACATTTTCTTCAGGAATTCTTTCCGCTCTATTTCTTAACGATACAATTGTACTTGCCGTAACGCCTGTACTTATTGATGTGTTAAAAAAACTTAAGCGGAATCCTATACCTTACATAATTGCCTTGGTAGCGTCTGCCAATGTTGGTTCATCCGCAACTCTCATTGGTAATCCTCAAAACATGATTATTGGAGTATCATCCGGGATTAGTTTTGTTGATTATACAATTATCCAGAGTGTACCCTCAATAATTGGTTTAGTCTTAATTAATCTTATAATCATACCATTGTACCGTAAGGAATTTAGCAATGAAAATTTTGGTACTATTCATATAGAGCGGGTGTACATTTATAAACCTCTACTGATTAAAAGTATAGTCTCATTAATTATAATGCTCGGTATGTTAGTTTTCGGAATTAATTTGGCTTTATCAGCTTTTACGGCGGCGGCAATTTTATTATTTACTAGAAGGCTAAAACCGGAACGAGTATTTCAAGAAATTGATTGGTCTTTGCTTGTATTTTTTTCCGGATTATTTATTATTACTGATTCTATTGAGACTTCAGGAATCGGGAATATACTATTTGTTGGAATGAAACCATTTTTTGATGGAGGACTTGCGAGTTTTACCGTTACAACGGCTTTGTTATCAAATTTAGTTTCTAATGTACCGGCGGTAATACTAATAAAACCATTAATTCCAATGATGGGGAGTGAGGATAAGGTCTGGATGGTACTCGGTTTTGCATCCACATTCGCGGGTAATTTAACACTCTTGGGTTCAGTAGCAAATCTAATTGGCATTGAAATAGCGAGAAAACAAAATATCATAATTAGTTTTTGGGAATACCTTAAAAGTGGTATTCTTATAACCATTCTCACTATTGCCGTTGGATTAATTTGGTTTAGCTATATTGTTTGAACTATTCTTCAATCTGTACAGCAGTACCGCAGGCAGAAACCATTAACATACTTCCACCTTGCCCAATAGTTTCAAAGTCTAAATCTACAGCCACAACAGCATTTCCACCCATAGCGCGTGCTTGATCCAGCATCTCACTTATAGCAATATCTTTAGCTTGCCGCAATTCACGTTCATACGCCGCTGATCTTCCGCCAACTATATCTCGGATGCTGGCAAATAAGTCTTTAAAAATATTTGCTCCTAAAATAGCTTCGCCGGAAACCAAACCTAAATACTTTGTAATTTTTTTCCCTTCGATAGATGGGGTGGTTGTTACTAACATTTGAACTCCTAATTATGTTACTCAAATATAAGAATCTTCCTCATTTTCCAAATCATTATCTTCATTGCTGAACATACTGCTCAGCATATCTTTAAATTCAACCCCACTTTCAATTAAATATTTGCTGAGTAATGAATGCTCCGATAATCCATGTAGCACAAATTCCATATATAGTAGTTTTTCATTCTTATCAATTTTTGGGTAATATTTATCTACTAACTCGCTCAATCCCTCTACTTTCGTGATAGTCAATTCATAGTCGTTAAATGACAGATTATTAAGTAAATCAATTTTATTGCCTTTTGAAAACCATTCCATAATCCTTTGATAAGGATTTTCTTCATGCTTTTTCTTTACTCGATCTGGCGAAGGGAAGTGATTGTTAAATTGGAATTTAACGGCTTTACTCAATAAAATATGAGCTACTTTAACGGGTCCTTCCTGCTCACCTTCATACACTAATTCAACCTTTCCAGTTATTGATGGAATGATTCCAATAATATCGGAAATGCGCACGAAAGTATTAGATTCATTATTGATTAGAATTCTTCTCTCGGCATAGCTATAAACATTTTCCAGTGCAGATATAGTTAGCCTTGCCGAGACACCACTTTTTGAATCAACAAATTCACTTGAGCGTGCTTCAATTGCAGTCTGCTCAATTATGCTTTTTATCAACTCGGGAACATGAATTCTATTTCGCTGATTCTCATCCAACTTTACTTCCTGTGCTGTAATATTTTTTGATATAGAAAGTGATTTTGGGTAATGCGTTAGAATTTGGGAATCGATTCGATCCTTTAAAGGTGTAACTATTGATCCACGATTTGTGTAATCCTCCGGATTAGCAGTAAAAATGAATTGAACATCGAGCGGAAGTCTTACTTTAAATCCTCTAATTTGAATATCTTTTTCTTGTAGAATATTAAAGAGAGCGACTTGAATTCTTGCTTGCAAATCGGGTAATTCATTAATCACAAATATTCCTCGATTAGACCGTGGAATTAAACCATAATGAATTACTCTTTCATCAGAATAGGGAAGTTTTAATGAAGCCGCTTTTATCGGATCAACATCCCCAATCAAATCCGCAATTGTAACATCTGGTGTGGCAAGTTTCTCGGTATATCTGTCGTTCCGGTGAACCCAGTCAATCTTTGTATTTTCTCCATTGACGGCAACTTGATCTTTACCATACCGGGAAATTGGATTAAATGGATCATCATTCAATTCTGAACCTGCAATTATTGGATGATATTCATCCAGCAGATTCGTCATTAACCGGGCAATTTTTGTTTTTGCCTGTCCACGAAGACCCAATAAAATAATATTATGTTTTGAAAGAATGGCAGTCTGGATTTCAGGAATGACCGTTTCATCATACCCAATAATATCGCTAAATAAATTAACTTTATTCTTTAGAGAATTAATGAGATTGTGTCTCATCTCTTCTTTCACACTTACACTTTTATATTTTGCTGACTTTAATTCGCCAAGAGTATTAATTTTTAAGTAATTCATTATCATTCCTTATTTCATTTTCTTTCTTCTGTTACGAACGTAGTCTTCAAACACAAATTCCCCCAAATTATTCAAACTACTGTAATATGCTTTTCCTTGATTAGTTTTAGTGAACTCACGAACAAACTGCTGAAGATATGAATCGCGCGCGATCATAAAGGTTGTAATTTGAATTCCCAGCTTTTTGCAACGGGCTGCGAGATCGAGAGTTTTATTTACAATTTTTGAATCAAGTCCAAAACTGTTTTTGTAGTATTTAATACCAATTTTTAAACATGTGGGCTTACCATCGGTAATCATAAAAATCTGTTTGTTCTTGTTTTTTTTCTTTCTTAAGATATCCATTGCCATCTCAAGCCCGGCAACTGTATTTGTATGGAAAGGTCCAACATTAAGGTAAGGTAGATCTTTTATTTGAATTTGTTTTGCGTCATCACCAAAAGTCAGAATATCCAAAGTATCAGATGGGTACTTTGTTGTAATTAGTTCAGCAAGCGCCATAGCTACTTTTTTGGCTGGGCTAATTCTATCCTCCCCATAAAGAATCATCGAATGTGAAATGTCTATCATCAATACTGTTGATGAGGAAGTTTTATAATCCATCTCCTCAATTTCCAGGTCCTCCTCTGTAAGTCTAAAATCATTTATACCATGATTAATCTGAGCATTTTTAATTGAGCTCGTGAGATCAATTTGGTCGAGTGAATCACCAAACTGAAATGATCTCCGGTCAGCATTTTTTTCATCGCCCATGCCGCTAAAAGTAGATCTATGATGACCACGCCCCGATTTTTTAAGTTTCCCGAAAATTTCCTCAAGCGAACGTCTTCTAATTTCTTTTTCAGATTTAGCGGTTATCGAAAAATTACCATTATGGTTATCATCACTTATGAAGCCCTTTTCTTTCAATTCCTCTATAAAGTCCCCAATTCCATAACCATTCTTTGTAATTGAGTATTTTCTATCCAACTTATTAAGAAGATTTAGGGCTTCAGATACATTTCCCGAGGTTATATTTAAAATTTGAAGGAAAATATCAAGAAGTTGATCAAAGCCGATCGACTCTGATTTTGAAGGTAAAAATTTGGTGAATCTGTGTCCGAGCATTTTTTTACTTTATAAACCCATTTGACTCTTCAAAAGTTCTTTTAAATCAATTAAAATGCTGAATAAACTAATACTTAAAAATGTTTGAAATTCATTACATTTAAGTACCATTTTTTGTGAAATATATAATTGGATTTTTCAAAACAATACATAATTCAAGCAATAACTACTGCTGCTAATAATTTACGGCTCAGTTCCGAAAAAATTGAAACGGTAGCTATTTTAAAAGAACGGCTATCTAATTCTTCGAACATAAGTGAAGAAATTAAATTATTTAAAAAAATTACAGAGTTGTCAAAATTAGGAATAAGGCTAAATGAAATTTTGATCTCATTTGAGAGTACGAGAATTGATTTCCTAAAAATATCGGATCGATTCAAAGAGCATAGCGCAAATCTTGTTAGGGAATTAAGTAATTCACTTGATAATATAACTCCGCAGCATTTAAGAGAGACATTTCAGAAATTTGACAACAATCCAATCAACATCGACTTAACAAAAAAGACTGCAGGAAGAACTAATTGGGAACAGATGGAAGAAACTATAAACCAAAGTATTAGTAATATCCCTGGACGTTCAAAAGCTGACGAGTTGAAGGAAGAGATTATAATGTCGGATCTTAATGAAGATCAACTTTTTAATTTTGAAAAATTTGAAGAAAAAATTTTGACTCCGGTAAAAGAAATTGACCGATTTTTAGATAAAGTTACTCGTTACGATTTTACTGAGGCTGAAGCAAAACATTTTATAAATTTAATGAGTGAAAATGGTAATGCAAGTAGGAACGCCGGTTATGAAATACTAGCCAATATGCATTCAATATTTTCGAGAGGACTTGAATTAGTAAATCAGAAAAAACTAGCTCCAAGTGTTCAAATAATTGAGTCGCTGAGAGCATGTTTAATTGTTATTGTTGCTGTGGTGAGAGGTAAAGAGGTGGATATCACAAGCTATCTAAATAGAGCTGAGACCTTTGGTCGCGGTATATTTTCAAAACAAAAGGGAAATTAAATGGAATTATTTGCTGTAATTATGGCTGGAGGAGTTGGCGCTCGGTTCTGGCCCCGTAGTAGAGAGAAGAAACCAAAACAATTAATTAGCATCCTCGGCAGTAATTCGATGATTCAAGATACAGTTTATAGATTAAAAGGATTAGTAAAAGATGAAAATATTCTTGTAATTACTAATAAAGTTCAGAAAATGGCTGTGAGAGAACAACTCCCACAAATTCCAGAAGAAAATATTATTGATGAGCCTTTCGGTAAAAACACCGCAGCTTGTATTGGTTTGGCTACTGTTGTAATTCGTAAAAAATCGCCCGATGCGGTTACTATAACATTACCGGCCGATCATTTAATTAAAGATGAAGAAGAATTTAGGAAGTGCCTGCTGACCGCCGCAGAATACGCTAATAAATCAAAAGGACTTCTCACAATAGGCATTACTCCAACAAGACCAGAGACCGGTTACGGATATATTCAGTACGACGAAAAGAAGATAAGTGAGAATATTTTTAAGGTTCTTACCTTTGCCGAAAAACCTAATTTAGCAACGGCAAAAAGATTTGTTTCCGCCGGAGATTTTTTGTGGAATTCGGGAATCTTTGTTTGGCGGGTGGATTCTATTATGGAAGAATTTTCAAAATATATGCCGGAACTTTATGATGGTATGATTGAGGTTGAAGAAAGTATTGGGACAGCTAATTTTAACAAACAGATAGTTAAAGTATATGGTCAGCTAAAAAGTATATCCATTGATTATGGTATAATGGAAAATTCTGATAAAGTTTTTGTAACTAAAGCTGATTTTTACTGGAATGATGTGGGGCATTGGGAAGCAGTTTATGAAATTACCCCCAAAGATGATGAGGGAAATGCAGTGGTTGGTGACTCTTACATGATAAATTCATTCGGCACCTATATATATTCACCAGATAAGTTTGCGGCCGTTATTGGTGTCGAAAATTTAATTGTAATTAATACAGATGATTCAATACTTATCTGTCATCGGAATAATGTTCAAGATGTAAAGCAGGTTGTAGATTACTTAAAAATGAATCAACGGACAGAGCTTCTTTGATGAAAAGACTTATCACCGAAAAAGAAATTGAACAATTAGCTAGAAATGACATAAGAGTATTAATTCTTGAACCTAATTCGGTAATTACACCGTTAGCAAAAGATAAAATTGTTGAACTAAAGATTGATGTAATTTATCAACAAAATTATAAGGCAGAAAAAAATAGAATCTCATGCGATAAGTCGCGTTGTTATATCGGGTCCGATCATACAGGAGTTTCAGTTAAAAAGAAGCTGATCGATTTTATCAAAACATTTAATTTTGAAATTATTGATGTGGGTACATATACAGAAGATGCAGTAGATTACCCGGATTTCGCTAAATCGATAGCGACAAAAGTGTTATCTGATAATTCAGCATTCGGAATTATTCTAGACGCAACGGGTATTCCCTCCTGCATTACAGCCAATAAATTCAAGGGTATTAGAGCCGCTACTTGTTATAATGAATTTTCCGCACGCTCATCGAGAGAACACAACGATGCCAACATTATTGTATTAGGCGCAAAATCTCTCGGTGAAGAAACAATTAAGTCAATCCTAAAAGTATGGTTCGAATCTGAATTTCAGGGATCGCGTCATCAGAAAAGATTAGATAAAATCAAAGATATCGAAGAGAACAATTTTAAATAAAATTACAAAAGAACGAGAATATTTTGTACGTCGAAAAATCAATCGTCCAATCAGTAGAAGTAATTAACAATTCAACATTTTTACTTAAAGTATTATCTCCGTCAATAGCATCAGCCATAAAACCGGGGCAATTCTGCAATGTAAAAGTATCTGAATCAAATTTCCCCTTATTACGAAGACCGTTCAGTATTTGTGATGTTGAGAATGAGAGCATCTTTTTTCTATTCGATCTACATGGTGAGGGGACGAAGATTCTTTCAAAAAAAAATGTGGGTGATGAACTTGATATTTTAGGACCATTGGGAAAAGGATTTAATTTAGAAGGTAATTACGAAACCGCTGTAATTGTAGCTGGGGGATTAGGTTCGGCCCCCTTTCCTTTTCTAATCAAAAAAATGGATCCCGCTAAAAATATTAAATGTTTAGTCGGTGCCAGATCTAGTGAACTTGTTGTTACTTATCAATTAAAAAATGCATTTATTGCTACAGATGATGGAAGTGAGGGATTTAAGGGTAATGTAGTTGAGTTGTTAAAAAATGAAATTCATTCACTTCAGAAGATAAGAATATTCGCATGCGGTCCAAATGTAATGTTAAAGGCTTTACAAGAATATTGCATCGCAAATAAATTGGATTGTCAAATATCTGTTGAATGCCCAATGGCTTGCGGTTTTGGAATATGTCAAGGATGTCCAATTGAAACTTACGATAAACAGAGTTATAAGTTAGTATGTAAAGATGGCCCCGTATTCAATGCTGATGAGGTTTCATTATGAAAGTGGATCTCTCAGTTAATCTTGGAACCTTAAAATTAAAAAATCCGGTTTTATTAGCATCGGGTACTGTTGGTTATGGAAATGAAATTGCTCAATTTACCGATCTATCCAAACTTGGGGGAATAGTAACAAAATCTCTCTCGTTAAAACCAAGAAGAGGAAATCCACCACAAAGAATTGTTGAAACAGCATCTGGAATGCTGAACGCTATTGGGCTTGCTAATGTTGGCGTTGAGGAATT
Coding sequences:
- a CDS encoding anion transporter, coding for MEFKFYIYSFVILLTIYGIAVGNYPKFRMNRATIALIGAVVLILINAISFEKALQAVDLNTILLLFSMMVINSNLKISGFFNKTTQFVLKYASTPTRLIFLVTFSSGILSALFLNDTIVLAVTPVLIDVLKKLKRNPIPYIIALVASANVGSSATLIGNPQNMIIGVSSGISFVDYTIIQSVPSIIGLVLINLIIIPLYRKEFSNENFGTIHIERVYIYKPLLIKSIVSLIIMLGMLVFGINLALSAFTAAAILLFTRRLKPERVFQEIDWSLLVFFSGLFIITDSIETSGIGNILFVGMKPFFDGGLASFTVTTALLSNLVSNVPAVILIKPLIPMMGSEDKVWMVLGFASTFAGNLTLLGSVANLIGIEIARKQNIIISFWEYLKSGILITILTIAVGLIWFSYIV
- a CDS encoding heavy metal-binding domain-containing protein; protein product: MLVTTTPSIEGKKITKYLGLVSGEAILGANIFKDLFASIRDIVGGRSAAYERELRQAKDIAISEMLDQARAMGGNAVVAVDLDFETIGQGGSMLMVSACGTAVQIEE
- a CDS encoding sigma 54-interacting transcriptional regulator, encoding MNYLKINTLGELKSAKYKSVSVKEEMRHNLINSLKNKVNLFSDIIGYDETVIPEIQTAILSKHNIILLGLRGQAKTKIARLMTNLLDEYHPIIAGSELNDDPFNPISRYGKDQVAVNGENTKIDWVHRNDRYTEKLATPDVTIADLIGDVDPIKAASLKLPYSDERVIHYGLIPRSNRGIFVINELPDLQARIQVALFNILQEKDIQIRGFKVRLPLDVQFIFTANPEDYTNRGSIVTPLKDRIDSQILTHYPKSLSISKNITAQEVKLDENQRNRIHVPELIKSIIEQTAIEARSSEFVDSKSGVSARLTISALENVYSYAERRILINNESNTFVRISDIIGIIPSITGKVELVYEGEQEGPVKVAHILLSKAVKFQFNNHFPSPDRVKKKHEENPYQRIMEWFSKGNKIDLLNNLSFNDYELTITKVEGLSELVDKYYPKIDKNEKLLYMEFVLHGLSEHSLLSKYLIESGVEFKDMLSSMFSNEDNDLENEEDSYI
- a CDS encoding mannose-1-phosphate guanylyltransferase; the protein is MELFAVIMAGGVGARFWPRSREKKPKQLISILGSNSMIQDTVYRLKGLVKDENILVITNKVQKMAVREQLPQIPEENIIDEPFGKNTAACIGLATVVIRKKSPDAVTITLPADHLIKDEEEFRKCLLTAAEYANKSKGLLTIGITPTRPETGYGYIQYDEKKISENIFKVLTFAEKPNLATAKRFVSAGDFLWNSGIFVWRVDSIMEEFSKYMPELYDGMIEVEESIGTANFNKQIVKVYGQLKSISIDYGIMENSDKVFVTKADFYWNDVGHWEAVYEITPKDDEGNAVVGDSYMINSFGTYIYSPDKFAAVIGVENLIVINTDDSILICHRNNVQDVKQVVDYLKMNQRTELL
- a CDS encoding VWA domain-containing protein, yielding MLGHRFTKFLPSKSESIGFDQLLDIFLQILNITSGNVSEALNLLNKLDRKYSITKNGYGIGDFIEELKEKGFISDDNHNGNFSITAKSEKEIRRRSLEEIFGKLKKSGRGHHRSTFSGMGDEKNADRRSFQFGDSLDQIDLTSSIKNAQINHGINDFRLTEEDLEIEEMDYKTSSSTVLMIDISHSMILYGEDRISPAKKVAMALAELITTKYPSDTLDILTFGDDAKQIQIKDLPYLNVGPFHTNTVAGLEMAMDILRKKKNKNKQIFMITDGKPTCLKIGIKYYKNSFGLDSKIVNKTLDLAARCKKLGIQITTFMIARDSYLQQFVREFTKTNQGKAYYSSLNNLGEFVFEDYVRNRRKKMK